The nucleotide window CAAGCAGGTCTTCGAGTTCGATCAAGGGAAACATCCCATCCAGTTGATACTGTGATGTTCCCTCGACACAGACCATCACCCGGCGAATTTCTTCAGGCTGATGGCCTATCTGTCCAAGAATGGCTTCTGATAACTCATCAGCCGTGATCATTCCCTCGATATCCCCGTGTTCGTCAATGACAAACAACACCTGGGCTTGCGCCTGTTGAAAATGATCCAGAACTTTTAACGCGGGCACGTGTTCGGGGATAAAAAGAGGTTTGTGGAGGACTTCGGTGAGATGGATTTGGCCTTGACTGAGAAAGAGATCGAGAATTTCCCGAATGTGAACCACGCCAATGACGGTATCAAGCCCACCACGACACACTGGAATCCACACCTGCCGGGTCACACGAATTTTCTGGCGAATCTGTTCGTACGAATCACCCACGTCAATCCACACAATTTCAAGCCGGGGAATCATCACACCTGCCGTCAACCGCTCGCTCAATCGAAACACCCGGTAGACAATCTCCTTTTCGGTTGGTTCAAACACCCCCGCTTCCGTGCCTTCAGAAATCAGAATCCGGACTTCATGTTCGGTGACCGAAGTCGGCTCCGGCTCGTGTTGGCCAACCAGGTGGAGGAAAAAATTGGTGGTTTGACTGAGTAGCCAGACCAGTGGCCTGGCGACGAGCGACAGTCGAACCATCATCGGAGCCACCCGTGAAGCAATGGTTTCCGGGGCATTGAGTGCAATTCGTTTCGGCACCAGTTCTCCAAAAACCACCGAGCAAAACCCGATGCTTCCCACCACCATGAGCAGGCTCAGAACCTGACTGAATGGGGACAGGAGCGGAATCTGGCTGATCCAGCCGGCGATAAACCCGGCCAGAGTGGCTTCCCCAACGGCCCCGGCCAGAATTCCGACAAAGGTAATACCAATTTGAATGGTGGATAAAAACCGATTTTGGGACTCAATCAAACTCAGCGCCACACCAGCCTGGTCATCACCGAGGGCCTGGCGTTGCCGGAGGCGTTCTGGGCGGGATGAAACAATCGCCATTTCTGACATGGCCAGCAGTCCGTTTCCGCCAATCAACACCACAAGAATGCCAATTTGAACCAGTACACCAGAGGTCATAACATGCCATTTTGATGGAAATGCAGTTTGGCCCGTGTGCAGTTCAAGCCATCAAAATCCCGCACGCCAGGCTTTCAGATTTGATATAGACATAACTGAGTTATTTTGAGAAGATGCAATTGCCGACACCATATCATGCACGAACGGGAGTTCACCAAAAAGATGACGATTCAGGAAGTTTTGCAGCAACTGGAAGCACTCGGGACAGAACAAGCCCGGAAAGTTTACCGCCAGCACGGTATCACCACGCCGATGTTTGGGGTCAGTTACGCCCATCTGGGGAAACTACAGAAAAAACTCAAAACGAATCATGACCTGGCCGTCGAGCTCTGGAATTCCGGCAATCACGATGCCCGGATTCTGGCCACGATGATTGCCGATCCAAAACAACTTACGCTGGCGCAAGTTGAAGCCTGTGTGGATGAATTATCCAATTATGTCATCACTGATGCTTTGACCGGACTGGTCGCGAAAACATCGGTTGCCAGGCAGGTCCTGGATATGTGGAAGAACAGTGAAACGGAATGGACTGGACAGTTGGCCTGGGGAATTTTGGGAAGGCTTGCGGTTTCAGATTCAACGCTTCCAGATGATTTTTTCAAACCGTACCTCGACATCATCGAGCGGGAGATTCATACCCGCCCGAACCGCGTCCGGCACTCAATGAATGGCGCCTTGATCGGCATCGGCATGCGCAATGCGCAACTCGAAGCCGAAGCCCTTCGAATTGCTGCTGCCATCGGCAAAGTCAAAGTTGACCATGGCCAAACCAGTTGCAAAACCCCGGATGCCGCCAGCTATATCAAAAAGGCGAAAGCACGAGGGGCAAAATAGGGTTCAGGGTTTTCAGAAGGGATGAGGGATGAAGGATGAGGGATGAAAAAATCCCCTTGTCGCCTTGTCATCTTGTCCGGGGTTCAGGGTTCAGGGTTTTCAGAAGGGATGAGGGATGAAGGATGAGGGATGAAAAAAATCCCCGTGTCCCCGTGTCCCCGTGTCCCCCTGTCATCTTGTCCGGGGTTCAGGGTTTTCGTCCTTTTTGTCTTTTCGCAAACCGGAACCCTACCCTGGCGGCTGCAACGATTGAGCCAGCCGCAGAAAGGCTTTGCCCGCGTGCGAAAGGCCGGACTTGCGGCGATGCACCAGATACAGTTTGCGTTCGACTTTCATTTCCTTGATCGGAATCCCAACCAGCAACTTGTGGTCGAGTTCGTTTTGAACCGCCAGTTTGGGCAGAATGCAGACCCCGCTTCCAAACTGGATGTAGCGTTTGATGGCTTCGATAGAGGGCAGTTCAAGTGTGATGTTAAGTGGTGTTTTGTAGCGTTGAAATGTTTCCATAACTTTCTGGCGGTACGGAGAAACGACATTGTGCGCCGCAAATGACTCCATTTCCAGCTCCGTAATCGAAACCAGGTCTTTTGAAGCCAGCGGATGCGTCGGCCCAACGACCAGCACCAGTGAATCGGTTCCAACTTCGATTGACTGCAACCCAGGCTCCTGGGGCTGGAATGAGATTACACCCATATCTACTTCACGATGAATAACTTGCATTGGGATTTCGCTGGCCCGGCTGCGTTTGACCTCAACCTTGATGCGCGGGTACAACCGGCGAAATTCCGCCAAAACCGGGAGCAAATACATCACGGTGTATTCATTGGCCCCAATTTGGAGTTTTCCTTGATGCAGGCTGCGGAGTTCCTTGAGCGCATTGGTGGCTTCGCGCCGGACATTGAGCATTTCCTGGGCAAAATCAAAAAGCAACTCGCCGGCATCGGTTAGGCGACCGTCCTTAAACGCACGATCAAAGAGCACTTCCCCGACATCGTCTTCCAGTTTGCGAATGGATTGGCTGACCGCCGCCTGCGTTCGGTGCATTTTTTGGGCCGCCCGGGAAAAACTTTTTTCCTGAGCGACAGCTAAAAAGACCTCTAATTGAGAAAGATCCATACCCTGGTTGGTGCCTCCGCAACGTCCCGTTTCAAATCTGTCGCCAGTGTTTTTAAAATTCTGAAGCGAAAGGGGTTGTGTAAATTTTGGGAATCACTTTCAAGTTCTCTCAAACCCACAACCGCACGTCTGATCAGTATTAGTAAAAACTGAAGTGTAATTCAATTACACTTATATCATAAGCATTTCTTATGATATTACAAGAATTATAAATTTGACTACTGTTTTTT belongs to Acidobacteriota bacterium and includes:
- a CDS encoding HlyC/CorC family transporter, with protein sequence MTSGVLVQIGILVVLIGGNGLLAMSEMAIVSSRPERLRQRQALGDDQAGVALSLIESQNRFLSTIQIGITFVGILAGAVGEATLAGFIAGWISQIPLLSPFSQVLSLLMVVGSIGFCSVVFGELVPKRIALNAPETIASRVAPMMVRLSLVARPLVWLLSQTTNFFLHLVGQHEPEPTSVTEHEVRILISEGTEAGVFEPTEKEIVYRVFRLSERLTAGVMIPRLEIVWIDVGDSYEQIRQKIRVTRQVWIPVCRGGLDTVIGVVHIREILDLFLSQGQIHLTEVLHKPLFIPEHVPALKVLDHFQQAQAQVLFVIDEHGDIEGMITADELSEAILGQIGHQPEEIRRVMVCVEGTSQYQLDGMFPLIELEDLLEIQIPMEAKRAFQTLGGFVLFELGKIPVAGDQFRHGNWQFTVLAMEGNRVGKVAVTLIEPI
- a CDS encoding DNA alkylation repair protein — protein: MTIQEVLQQLEALGTEQARKVYRQHGITTPMFGVSYAHLGKLQKKLKTNHDLAVELWNSGNHDARILATMIADPKQLTLAQVEACVDELSNYVITDALTGLVAKTSVARQVLDMWKNSETEWTGQLAWGILGRLAVSDSTLPDDFFKPYLDIIEREIHTRPNRVRHSMNGALIGIGMRNAQLEAEALRIAAAIGKVKVDHGQTSCKTPDAASYIKKAKARGAK
- a CDS encoding LysR family transcriptional regulator gives rise to the protein MDLSQLEVFLAVAQEKSFSRAAQKMHRTQAAVSQSIRKLEDDVGEVLFDRAFKDGRLTDAGELLFDFAQEMLNVRREATNALKELRSLHQGKLQIGANEYTVMYLLPVLAEFRRLYPRIKVEVKRSRASEIPMQVIHREVDMGVISFQPQEPGLQSIEVGTDSLVLVVGPTHPLASKDLVSITELEMESFAAHNVVSPYRQKVMETFQRYKTPLNITLELPSIEAIKRYIQFGSGVCILPKLAVQNELDHKLLVGIPIKEMKVERKLYLVHRRKSGLSHAGKAFLRLAQSLQPPG